A genomic stretch from Cydia amplana chromosome 1, ilCydAmpl1.1, whole genome shotgun sequence includes:
- the LOC134649483 gene encoding uncharacterized protein LOC134649483, which produces MLRFIVLAMALTTVLADGDDMKKCMRVFHPGSMHCCKNEVLPPKADKDELKECFKIPHAHHSCEHDICVGKKLGYASDDGTVDMDAWEKLITEEFKSTPTVVEAIKENCIKGDISKFGPPDACQLGKLKMCLHRSIILDCKEWDDNGPCAGMKDLVMECAKMEE; this is translated from the exons ATGCTTCGTTTTATAGTGTTGGCTATGGCATTGACTACCGTGTTG GCCGACGGTGATGATATGAAGAAATGTATGAGGGTGTTTCATCCG GGATCTATGCATTGCTGTAAAAACGAAGTGCTGCCTCCGAAAGCAGACAAAGATGAGCTGAAAGAATGCTTCAAGATTCCACACGCTCACCATTCT TGCGAGCATGATATTTGCGTTGGGAAGAAGCTCGGATACGCCTCCGATGATGGTACAGTCGATATGGACGCATGGGAGAAGCTTATTACGGAAGAATTTAAAAGCACTCCTACGGTGGTAGAAGCCATCAAAGAGAACTGTATCAAGGGTGACATTAGCAAATTCGGACCACCTGATGCTTGCCAGCTGGGCAAATTGAAGATGTGCTTGCATAGGTCCATTATCCTA GACTGCAAGGAATGGGATGACAACGGCCCGTGTGCCGGCATGAAGGACCTGGTCATGGAGTGCGCCAAGATGGAAGAATAA